A window from Chitinophaga filiformis encodes these proteins:
- a CDS encoding Lrp/AsnC family transcriptional regulator yields the protein MHFTLDETDLHILDLLQEDARLTNKEIAAKLGKSVTSIFERIKRLECEGYIKGYVAILDRKRMGKHVTAFANITLKEHGHDVFLLFESKVNAFPEVMECYKINGPYDYLLKVMVADLEEYELFITNKLSRLDAVSRINSLFVIAEPKHETALSLNTGQIIKTTKPGKKDEDKDKSGYSER from the coding sequence ATGCATTTCACGTTAGATGAAACCGACCTACACATACTGGATCTGTTGCAGGAAGACGCACGCCTCACCAACAAAGAAATAGCGGCGAAACTGGGAAAATCAGTGACCTCCATTTTTGAAAGAATAAAGCGCCTGGAATGTGAAGGATATATTAAAGGGTATGTAGCCATATTGGACAGGAAGCGGATGGGAAAACATGTGACCGCCTTTGCTAATATTACACTGAAAGAGCATGGGCATGATGTGTTCCTGCTTTTTGAATCAAAAGTGAACGCTTTCCCGGAGGTCATGGAATGTTATAAGATCAATGGTCCGTATGATTATCTTCTGAAGGTAATGGTGGCCGACCTGGAAGAATATGAACTGTTTATAACAAATAAGCTTTCCCGCCTGGATGCCGTCAGCCGCATCAACAGTCTCTTCGTAATAGCGGAACCCAAGCATGAAACTGCCTTGTCACTAAACACGGGACAGATCATCAAAACAACAAAGCCAGGTAAGAAAGATGAGGATAAGGATAAATCCGGCTATAGTGAGAGGTGA
- a CDS encoding TonB-dependent receptor, producing the protein MNKKFYSLLLFVGILVLSAAGLRAQITTSQLTGKVVSSKGEALPGVTVLAVNTSTGTRYGAQTNADGRYLINNVNPGGPYVITVSFIGYKKEERPDINLSLGSSTFNFQLTDASTALSEVVVKGNTTGKSGGAFKIGQNQLKTLPSINRSFQDFTRATPQSNNNSFLGTNYRYNNVTLDGAINNDAIGFSPSLGGQSNSSGQPGSSTRSNPVSLDAIQDIQVYLAPYDVKIGNFLGGSINAVTRSGTNEFHGSVYGFGRNAGMIGKNNAGDGSKLPSDFHDYQTGVRLGFPIIKDKLFFFTNEEIARRRDPVILGAGSADMPLITVQEAEQIRQHMLSLDVTKSGKYDPGTYGNTSIYANSNKFFNRLDWNINDKHQLSVRNNTITSEATNLERDQQNFRFSGIDFKQVNNQSSTVAELKSRFNNTVSNSLIIGYSNIHDYRTPSSDPSLPQIQIKSRGGTIFLGTDREASIFDMKQKTFEFTDNVNIFKGKHNITIGTHNELYNITYGFVNSWNGRVDYDSIADFLADAPSRVRANFNYTNNSRDYIMANPPAKFKIGMYSLYAQDEIQLTDRFKLTPGIRFDYTSLPNRQALSDKTTNAPVDPNFGTTYSYTQPRNINNKYLNNIQISPRLGFNFDIKGDQSLVLRGGTGLFTGRIPFAWLGYAYYNNGTSYGAYDKRFTKTAPPVAGSNPVKVSDQGAAQFVAAQGVNVNDATGATQVDLIDNNFKMPQMWRSSLALDYSTENRWRFTVEGIYTKTIYDLKFQQVNLVDNPTYNIYDTQKQQPIYSGSKINSKFTNAYLLSNTHKGYRYAVTGQASKAFDFGMNFSVAYTYGQSKDITNGIRNSMESNWQLNQALNPNEPQLAYSNFDIRHRIVATANYKLDWQHKGRFISNFSLFFNTSSGLPFSYGFVNATIQGTPQQVSLVYIPKDQAEARKFFTPENQAMADAFFSYVENDKYLSSRKGQFTERNGGRTPWNTQADFRFTQDFNFKAGKTVHTLTLTYDIINLTNLLNKDWGVQYFSPNTFNSTASVGLSSKAAGSPSAYPVYTWSNPGTPYSRDFFASRHQMQLGLRYSF; encoded by the coding sequence GTGAATAAGAAATTCTATTCATTATTGCTATTTGTAGGTATCCTTGTACTGTCTGCAGCCGGCTTGAGAGCACAGATCACTACTTCCCAGCTCACGGGAAAGGTAGTCAGCAGTAAAGGCGAGGCGTTGCCAGGTGTAACAGTACTGGCAGTGAACACATCAACCGGTACGCGTTACGGAGCTCAAACAAACGCGGATGGCCGTTACCTGATCAATAACGTAAATCCAGGTGGCCCTTATGTAATAACAGTTTCCTTCATTGGTTATAAAAAAGAAGAAAGACCTGACATTAACCTGTCATTGGGTAGCAGTACTTTCAACTTCCAGCTGACCGACGCTTCTACTGCGCTGAGTGAAGTAGTAGTGAAAGGTAATACTACCGGCAAATCCGGTGGCGCCTTTAAAATAGGTCAGAATCAGTTAAAGACCCTTCCTTCCATCAATCGTAGCTTCCAGGACTTTACACGTGCTACTCCACAGAGTAACAACAACTCCTTCCTGGGTACCAACTACCGTTATAATAACGTAACCCTGGATGGTGCTATCAACAACGATGCGATCGGCTTTAGCCCTTCCCTCGGCGGACAGAGCAACAGCTCCGGCCAGCCTGGTAGCAGCACCCGTTCAAACCCGGTATCGCTGGACGCGATCCAGGATATCCAGGTTTACCTGGCTCCTTATGATGTGAAGATCGGTAACTTCCTGGGTGGTAGTATCAACGCGGTAACCCGTAGCGGTACCAACGAATTCCATGGCTCTGTATATGGTTTCGGCCGTAATGCCGGTATGATCGGTAAGAACAATGCCGGTGACGGTTCCAAACTGCCTTCCGACTTCCATGATTACCAGACTGGTGTTAGATTGGGCTTCCCTATTATCAAGGATAAATTGTTCTTCTTCACCAACGAGGAAATAGCACGTCGTCGTGACCCGGTGATCCTGGGCGCAGGTTCTGCTGATATGCCACTGATCACCGTACAGGAGGCAGAACAGATCCGTCAGCACATGCTGAGCCTTGATGTAACCAAATCAGGTAAATACGATCCGGGAACTTATGGCAACACATCTATATATGCTAACTCTAATAAGTTCTTCAACCGTCTGGACTGGAACATCAATGATAAACACCAGTTATCAGTACGTAACAATACCATCACTTCAGAGGCCACCAACCTGGAGCGTGACCAGCAGAACTTCCGTTTCAGCGGTATCGACTTCAAACAGGTGAACAACCAGTCCTCTACTGTTGCGGAATTGAAAAGCCGTTTTAACAATACTGTTTCCAACAGCCTGATCATCGGTTATTCCAACATCCATGACTATCGTACCCCTTCTTCAGACCCTTCACTGCCACAGATCCAGATCAAATCAAGAGGTGGTACCATCTTCCTGGGTACAGACCGTGAAGCGTCTATCTTCGATATGAAACAGAAGACCTTTGAATTCACCGATAACGTGAACATTTTCAAAGGCAAACATAACATCACCATCGGTACACACAATGAGTTGTACAACATCACCTATGGTTTTGTGAACTCCTGGAACGGCCGTGTAGACTATGACAGTATCGCAGACTTCCTGGCCGACGCTCCAAGCCGTGTACGCGCTAACTTTAATTATACCAACAATTCCCGTGATTATATCATGGCGAATCCTCCGGCTAAGTTCAAGATCGGTATGTACAGCCTGTACGCTCAGGATGAGATCCAGCTGACTGACCGTTTTAAACTGACTCCAGGTATCCGTTTCGATTATACCAGCCTGCCTAACAGACAGGCATTGAGCGACAAGACCACAAACGCTCCGGTAGATCCTAACTTCGGGACAACTTACAGCTATACACAGCCAAGAAACATCAACAATAAATATCTTAACAACATCCAGATCTCCCCTCGTCTGGGCTTTAACTTCGACATCAAGGGCGATCAGAGCCTGGTACTGCGTGGAGGAACTGGCCTGTTCACCGGTCGTATTCCATTCGCATGGTTAGGTTATGCATACTACAACAACGGTACAAGCTATGGTGCATATGATAAACGATTCACCAAAACTGCACCTCCTGTAGCAGGTAGCAATCCGGTGAAAGTATCTGACCAGGGCGCTGCGCAGTTTGTAGCTGCACAGGGTGTTAACGTAAACGACGCAACCGGTGCTACCCAGGTGGACCTGATCGACAACAACTTCAAAATGCCGCAGATGTGGAGAAGCAGCCTGGCGCTGGATTACTCTACAGAAAACAGGTGGAGATTTACAGTAGAAGGTATCTATACCAAAACTATCTATGATCTGAAATTCCAGCAGGTCAACCTGGTAGATAACCCTACTTACAATATCTACGATACACAGAAGCAACAGCCTATCTACAGTGGTAGCAAGATCAACTCTAAGTTTACCAACGCTTACCTGCTGTCCAACACACACAAAGGTTACCGTTATGCTGTAACCGGTCAGGCAAGCAAGGCATTTGATTTCGGTATGAACTTCTCAGTAGCGTATACTTATGGTCAGTCTAAAGACATCACCAATGGTATCCGTAACTCCATGGAGTCTAACTGGCAGTTGAACCAGGCGCTGAATCCAAATGAGCCGCAGCTGGCTTATTCCAACTTCGACATCCGTCACCGTATTGTGGCTACTGCCAACTACAAACTGGATTGGCAACATAAGGGACGTTTTATTTCTAACTTCTCCCTCTTCTTCAATACATCTTCCGGTTTACCTTTCTCTTATGGTTTCGTGAATGCTACCATTCAGGGTACACCACAACAGGTTAGCTTAGTATACATCCCGAAAGATCAGGCTGAAGCACGTAAGTTCTTCACTCCTGAGAACCAGGCGATGGCTGATGCATTCTTCTCTTACGTAGAAAATGATAAATACCTGAGCAGCCGTAAAGGACAGTTCACCGAGCGTAACGGTGGCCGTACTCCATGGAATACACAAGCTGACTTCCGTTTCACTCAGGACTTCAACTTCAAGGCAGGTAAGACCGTTCATACCCTGACCCTGACTTACGATATCATCAACCTGACCAACCTGTTGAACAAGGATTGGGGTGTTCAGTACTTCTCTCCAAATACATTCAACTCTACCGCAAGCGTAGGTCTGAGCAGCAAGGCTGCTGGTTCCCCAAGCGCTTACCCGGTATACACCTGGTCTAATCCTGGTACGCCTTACTCCAGAGACTTCTTTGCGAGCAGACACCAGATGCAGCTGGGCTTGAGATATAGCTTCTAA